A DNA window from Lagenorhynchus albirostris chromosome 5, mLagAlb1.1, whole genome shotgun sequence contains the following coding sequences:
- the HMGN1 gene encoding non-histone chromosomal protein HMG-14 yields the protein MPKRKVSSAEGAAKEEPKRRSARLSAKPVPAKVETKPKKAAGKDKSSDKKVQTKGKRGAKGKQAEVANQETKEDLPAENGETKNEESPASDEAGEKEAKSD from the exons ATGCCCAAGAGGAAG GTCAGCTCCGCCGAGGGGGCGGCGAAGGAGGAG cCCAAGAGGAGATCGGCGAGGTTGTCAGCT AAACCGGTTCCTGCAAAAGTGGAAACGAAGCCAAAAAAGGCGGCAGGAAAG GATAAATCTTCCGACAAAAAAGtgcaaacaaaagggaaaaggggagcaAAGGGAAAGCAGGCTGAAGTGGCTAACCAAGAGACTAAAGAAGACTTACCTGcagaaaatggagaaactaaaaatGAGGAG AGCCCAGCTTCTGatgaagcaggagagaaagaagccaagtcTGATTAA